In Centropristis striata isolate RG_2023a ecotype Rhode Island chromosome 15, C.striata_1.0, whole genome shotgun sequence, a genomic segment contains:
- the nova1 gene encoding RNA-binding protein Nova-1 isoform X1 yields the protein MMMAGGGGAAVDHNGIYSNPNLHSLQQTHMEADNPDSRKRPLETPAEEAGCTKRTNTGEEGEYFLKVLIPSYAAGSIIGKGGQTIVQLQKETGATIKLSKSKDFYPGTTERVCLIQGTVEALNGVHNFIAEKVREMPQSAQKPEPVSILQPQTTVNPDRVKQAKLIVPNSTAGLIIGKGGATVKAVMEQSGAWVQLSQKPEGINLQERVVTISGEPEQNRKAVEIIVQKIQEDPQSSSCLNISYSNVSGPVANSNPTGSPYANTAEVLPNAAAAAATASSLLGQAGLTGMGAFPATMSSFSGNDLLAITSALNTLASYGYNTNTLGLGLNPAAASGVLAAVAASANPAAAAAANLLASYASDASGSAGHPAAGLGGFSLGSLAAATGASNGYLNASSPLMASSLLATEKLADGAKDVVEIAVPENLVGAILGKGGKTLVEYQELTGARIQISKKGEFIPGTRNRKVTITGSPAATQAAQYLISQRITYEQGVRATNPQKVG from the exons ATGATGATGGCTGGTGGTGGCGGAGCAGCCGTGGACCATAACGGGATATACTCAAATCCTAACCTCCACAGCCTGCAGCAGACCCATATGGAGGCTGATAACCCGGACTCCCGCAAACGACCGCTGGAAACTCCGGCGGAGGAGGCCGGCTGTACCAAGCGCACCAACACTGGAG AGGAGGGTGAGTACTTCCTGAAGGTGCTGATCCCCAGCTATGCAGCCGGCTCTATAATTGGCAAGGGCGGCCAGACCATCGTACAACTGCAGAAAGAGACGGGTGCCACCATTAAGCTGTCCAAATCCAAAGACTTCTACCCAG GAACAACAGAACGTGTCTGTCTGATACAGGGTACAGTCGAAGCCCTCAATGGCGTCCACAACTTCATTGCAGAGAAAGTCCGCGAGATGCCCCAGAGCGCCCAGAAACCCGAACCAGTCAGCATACTGCAGCCACAGACCACCGTCAACCCCGACCGCGTCAAACAG GCCAAACTGATCGTGCCCAACAGCACAGCTGGGCTGATCATTGGCAAGGGTGGAGCCACAGTGAAAGCCGTGATGGAGCAGTCAGGGGCTTGGGTGCAGCTCTCCCAGAAGCCAGAGGGCATCAACCTGCAGGAGCGGGTGGTAACCATCAGTGGGGAGCCCGAACAGAACCGCAAGGCTGTGGAGATCATAGTGCAGAAGATCCAGGAGGACCCTCAGAGCAGCAGCTGCCTCAACATCAGCTACTCCAACGTCTCGGGTCCGGTGGCCAACTCCAACCCCACCGGCTCCCCCTACGCTAACACGGCCGAGGTGCTGCCCAATGCAGCCGCAGCAGCTGCCACTGCCTCCAGTCTCCTGGGCCAGGCCGGCTTGACGGGAATGGGGGCCTTCCCTGCCACCATGTCCAGCTTCTCTGGTAATGATCTGCTGGCCATCACCTCAGCCCTCAACACATTGGCCAGCTACGGCTACAACACTAACACCCTAGGTCTGGGCCTCAACCCTGCAGCTGCTTCTGGGGTCCTTGCTGCAGTGGCGGCTAGTGCTAacccggctgctgctgctgcggctaACCTACTGGCCTCCTACGCTAGCGATGCCTCCGGCAGTGCTGGCCACCCTGCTGCAGGCCTCGGGGGCTTCTCCCTGGGTTCTCTAGCAGCTGCTACAGGGGCTTCCAATGGTTACCTAAATGCTTCATCCCCACTGATGGCCTCCTCCCTATTGGCAACAGAGAAGCTGGCGGATGGGGCCAAGGACGTGGTTGAGATTGCTGTGCCCGAGAATCTGGTTGGTGCCATTTTGGGGAAAGGAGGGAAAACGCTGGTAGAGTACCAGGAGCTAACAGGAGCCCGCATCCAGATCTCCAAAAAGGGAGAGTTCATTCCTGGTACTCGGAACCGTAAAGTTACCATAACAGGGTCGCCAGCCGCTACGCAAGCAGCGCAGTATCTGATCAGCCAGCGGATCACTTACGAGCAGGGCGTGCGCGCTACCAACCCACAAAAGGTGGgctaa
- the nova1 gene encoding RNA-binding protein Nova-1 isoform X2, which translates to MEEGEYFLKVLIPSYAAGSIIGKGGQTIVQLQKETGATIKLSKSKDFYPGTTERVCLIQGTVEALNGVHNFIAEKVREMPQSAQKPEPVSILQPQTTVNPDRVKQAKLIVPNSTAGLIIGKGGATVKAVMEQSGAWVQLSQKPEGINLQERVVTISGEPEQNRKAVEIIVQKIQEDPQSSSCLNISYSNVSGPVANSNPTGSPYANTAEVLPNAAAAAATASSLLGQAGLTGMGAFPATMSSFSGNDLLAITSALNTLASYGYNTNTLGLGLNPAAASGVLAAVAASANPAAAAAANLLASYASDASGSAGHPAAGLGGFSLGSLAAATGASNGYLNASSPLMASSLLATEKLADGAKDVVEIAVPENLVGAILGKGGKTLVEYQELTGARIQISKKGEFIPGTRNRKVTITGSPAATQAAQYLISQRITYEQGVRATNPQKVG; encoded by the exons ATGG AGGAGGGTGAGTACTTCCTGAAGGTGCTGATCCCCAGCTATGCAGCCGGCTCTATAATTGGCAAGGGCGGCCAGACCATCGTACAACTGCAGAAAGAGACGGGTGCCACCATTAAGCTGTCCAAATCCAAAGACTTCTACCCAG GAACAACAGAACGTGTCTGTCTGATACAGGGTACAGTCGAAGCCCTCAATGGCGTCCACAACTTCATTGCAGAGAAAGTCCGCGAGATGCCCCAGAGCGCCCAGAAACCCGAACCAGTCAGCATACTGCAGCCACAGACCACCGTCAACCCCGACCGCGTCAAACAG GCCAAACTGATCGTGCCCAACAGCACAGCTGGGCTGATCATTGGCAAGGGTGGAGCCACAGTGAAAGCCGTGATGGAGCAGTCAGGGGCTTGGGTGCAGCTCTCCCAGAAGCCAGAGGGCATCAACCTGCAGGAGCGGGTGGTAACCATCAGTGGGGAGCCCGAACAGAACCGCAAGGCTGTGGAGATCATAGTGCAGAAGATCCAGGAGGACCCTCAGAGCAGCAGCTGCCTCAACATCAGCTACTCCAACGTCTCGGGTCCGGTGGCCAACTCCAACCCCACCGGCTCCCCCTACGCTAACACGGCCGAGGTGCTGCCCAATGCAGCCGCAGCAGCTGCCACTGCCTCCAGTCTCCTGGGCCAGGCCGGCTTGACGGGAATGGGGGCCTTCCCTGCCACCATGTCCAGCTTCTCTGGTAATGATCTGCTGGCCATCACCTCAGCCCTCAACACATTGGCCAGCTACGGCTACAACACTAACACCCTAGGTCTGGGCCTCAACCCTGCAGCTGCTTCTGGGGTCCTTGCTGCAGTGGCGGCTAGTGCTAacccggctgctgctgctgcggctaACCTACTGGCCTCCTACGCTAGCGATGCCTCCGGCAGTGCTGGCCACCCTGCTGCAGGCCTCGGGGGCTTCTCCCTGGGTTCTCTAGCAGCTGCTACAGGGGCTTCCAATGGTTACCTAAATGCTTCATCCCCACTGATGGCCTCCTCCCTATTGGCAACAGAGAAGCTGGCGGATGGGGCCAAGGACGTGGTTGAGATTGCTGTGCCCGAGAATCTGGTTGGTGCCATTTTGGGGAAAGGAGGGAAAACGCTGGTAGAGTACCAGGAGCTAACAGGAGCCCGCATCCAGATCTCCAAAAAGGGAGAGTTCATTCCTGGTACTCGGAACCGTAAAGTTACCATAACAGGGTCGCCAGCCGCTACGCAAGCAGCGCAGTATCTGATCAGCCAGCGGATCACTTACGAGCAGGGCGTGCGCGCTACCAACCCACAAAAGGTGGgctaa